A portion of the Candidatus Omnitrophota bacterium genome contains these proteins:
- the rpsP gene encoding 30S ribosomal protein S16: protein MSVVIRLKRMGTTKRPHYKIVVCDRRKPRDGRSIEDIGYYNPTKNPPLLEVNKEKAVYWLGKGAQASETVASIFKKKKISKPA from the coding sequence ATGTCAGTTGTTATCAGATTAAAAAGGATGGGTACCACCAAGAGACCTCATTATAAAATTGTGGTCTGTGACAGGCGTAAACCCCGCGATGGCAGGTCAATAGAAGATATCGGCTATTACAACCCCACCAAGAATCCGCCGTTGCTGGAAGTTAATAAAGAAAAGGCTGTTTACTGGCTGGGGAAAGGCGCCCAGGCTTCCGAGACGGTAGCCAGTATATTTAAGAAGAAGAAAATATCTAAACCCGCATGA
- the rpmE gene encoding 50S ribosomal protein L31 — MKKGIHPQYKETTITCACGEVIHTCSTKQNIKVEICSKCHPFFTGKQKLMDSAGRVEKFRKRYGKK, encoded by the coding sequence ATGAAAAAAGGCATTCACCCGCAGTACAAAGAAACCACAATAACCTGTGCCTGTGGAGAGGTTATTCACACTTGTTCTACCAAGCAAAATATCAAAGTAGAGATATGCAGCAAATGTCATCCGTTCTTTACCGGCAAACAGAAACTGATGGATTCTGCCGGGAGAGTCGAGAAATTTAGGAAGAGATACGGAAAAAAGTAA
- the prfA gene encoding peptide chain release factor 1, with product MDKKTAEKLDSILERNEELQSLLADSQVIARRTEYQKYAKELAGISKIANKYKEYKKLSEELQKIKELVHKNDQEKDFLELAEEEFSKLKKDEKHCRQELEEMLYPQPLELDRDIIVEIRAGTGGEEAALFVANLFRMYSRFAQLQGWKVETMDTSPTGIGGLKEIVFSIKGKGVFQKFKYESGTHRVQRVPATEAGGRIHTSAATVYVMPEAKEVDIHIKPEDLRIDVFRSSGSGGQHVNVTDSAVRITHLPTGTVVSCQDERSQYKNKIKAMRVLRARILDKERREQQEKISRQRKLSVGTGDRSQKIRTYNFPGQRVTDHRFGLTLHSLDNILNGDLNELIASLAAGEKELRNEE from the coding sequence ATGGATAAGAAAACGGCCGAGAAATTAGATTCAATTTTAGAGCGTAACGAAGAATTGCAAAGTTTACTTGCCGATTCCCAGGTAATAGCCCGGCGGACCGAATATCAGAAATATGCCAAAGAACTGGCCGGCATTTCTAAAATCGCAAACAAATATAAAGAGTATAAAAAATTATCCGAGGAACTTCAAAAGATAAAAGAGCTTGTTCATAAAAATGACCAGGAAAAAGATTTTTTAGAACTGGCTGAAGAAGAATTTAGCAAGTTGAAAAAAGATGAAAAACACTGCCGGCAGGAGTTGGAAGAGATGTTGTACCCGCAGCCATTGGAGCTGGATAGAGATATAATCGTTGAGATCAGAGCGGGTACCGGAGGAGAAGAGGCAGCGCTTTTTGTAGCAAATCTATTCAGGATGTATAGCCGTTTTGCCCAGCTTCAAGGATGGAAGGTTGAAACCATGGACACCAGTCCTACCGGGATAGGCGGATTGAAAGAGATTGTTTTCTCAATAAAAGGAAAGGGAGTTTTTCAAAAATTCAAGTATGAAAGCGGCACCCATCGGGTTCAGCGCGTGCCGGCTACCGAAGCCGGAGGGCGCATCCATACTTCGGCCGCTACTGTTTATGTAATGCCCGAGGCCAAAGAAGTGGATATTCATATCAAACCTGAAGATCTGCGGATAGATGTTTTTAGGTCTTCGGGGAGTGGAGGCCAGCATGTAAATGTTACTGACTCTGCTGTTCGCATTACCCATCTTCCGACCGGGACAGTAGTCAGTTGCCAGGATGAAAGGTCTCAATATAAAAATAAAATCAAAGCGATGCGGGTCCTTCGCGCCAGGATTTTAGACAAAGAAAGAAGAGAGCAGCAGGAAAAGATCTCCCGGCAGAGGAAACTTTCAGTGGGCACAGGGGATCGCAGCCAAAAGATAAGGACATATAATTTCCCCGGCCAGAGGGTTACCGACCACCGGTTTGGCCTGACCTTACACAGTTTGGATAATATTTTGAACGGAGACCTTAACGAATTGATTGCCAGCCTGGCTGCCGGAGAAAAAGAGCTGCGAAATGAAGAGTGA
- the prmC gene encoding peptide chain release factor N(5)-glutamine methyltransferase, whose product MKSELLNREDEPLQYLMGSSEFMGLEFKVNRNTFIPRPETEILVETILGLIIGRGHGSYLLDIGTGCGNIALTLAKFMPGLRVLATDISESALKTAGLNAKIHNVDKAYFLNMDIFKGLSAGTNFKAIVSNPPYVADKDLMSLPPVVKHEPLAALDGGKDGLFFLNKIIEGAPRYLTKDGWLALEVGYDQAGRVGEKISSSGEFNDLRIIKDYSGIDRVIIAKKS is encoded by the coding sequence ATGAAGAGTGAATTATTAAACAGAGAAGATGAACCGTTGCAATATTTAATGGGGTCGTCGGAATTTATGGGCCTGGAGTTTAAAGTTAACCGGAATACCTTTATCCCCAGGCCGGAAACAGAGATTTTGGTGGAAACGATTTTGGGGTTAATCATTGGCCGGGGACACGGTTCTTATCTCCTTGACATTGGCACAGGTTGTGGTAATATAGCACTTACTTTAGCTAAATTTATGCCTGGTTTAAGGGTTTTGGCAACGGATATATCAGAATCTGCGCTTAAGACCGCCGGGTTAAATGCAAAAATACATAACGTAGATAAAGCATATTTTTTAAATATGGACATATTTAAAGGCTTATCTGCGGGGACGAACTTTAAGGCAATAGTTTCAAACCCGCCTTATGTTGCCGATAAGGACTTAATGTCTTTGCCGCCGGTGGTTAAACATGAGCCGTTAGCAGCCTTGGACGGTGGAAAAGACGGCCTTTTTTTCTTAAATAAAATAATAGAGGGGGCGCCGCGATACCTAACGAAAGACGGCTGGCTGGCTTTGGAAGTGGGGTATGATCAGGCCGGCAGGGTCGGTGAGAAAATTTCTTCTTCGGGTGAATTTAATGATCTTAGGATTATCAAAGACTACAGCGGTATTGACAGAGTGATTATAGCGAAAAAATCATAA
- the murA gene encoding UDP-N-acetylglucosamine 1-carboxyvinyltransferase yields the protein MEEIVIKGGQRLRGTVKISGAKNSALPILAATLLTDETSVIENIPHLKDITTMIKILKSLGVKVSFDKGRVTVNPGRFKSYEAPYKFVSTMRASICVLGPLLARLGKARVSLPGGCVIGLRPVDLHLKGLAALGADIDIRHGYVIAKVKRLTGSDNIYLGGHFGSSVLATANVMMAAALARGRTIIEDAACEPEITDLANFLNKMGAKIKGVGSHMIVIEGVKRLKGARHTIIPDRVETGTYMIAAAITGGDVNIINARLRHVNAIVDRLEQANVEINRLSNGIRVRARGPLRPVDVTTLPYPGFPTDTQAQMMALMSVTDGISVITEKVFPARFLHVSELNRMGSNVYLEGSSAIINGVKKLSGASVMASDLRASAALVLAGLVAGGQTTVSRVYHLDRGYEMIEAKLQALGAKVKRIKK from the coding sequence ATGGAAGAGATTGTTATTAAAGGTGGCCAGAGGCTTAGGGGCACGGTAAAGATCTCAGGCGCTAAAAACTCTGCTCTCCCGATATTAGCGGCTACTTTGCTTACTGATGAGACCTCTGTGATTGAAAATATCCCTCACCTGAAGGATATTACCACCATGATCAAGATCCTTAAGTCATTAGGAGTTAAGGTAAGTTTCGATAAAGGCCGGGTAACCGTCAACCCCGGGCGTTTTAAATCTTACGAGGCGCCTTATAAGTTTGTTTCTACCATGCGTGCCTCCATTTGCGTCCTGGGGCCGCTGCTTGCCCGTTTAGGAAAGGCGCGAGTTTCGCTTCCCGGGGGTTGTGTTATTGGATTGCGGCCGGTCGATCTTCATCTTAAAGGGCTGGCAGCATTAGGCGCTGATATAGATATTCGGCATGGTTATGTCATAGCTAAGGTAAAAAGATTAACCGGCAGCGATAACATTTATCTGGGTGGTCATTTTGGCTCGTCGGTCTTAGCTACTGCTAATGTTATGATGGCCGCTGCTTTAGCCCGGGGCAGGACGATAATCGAAGATGCAGCTTGTGAACCGGAGATAACCGATCTGGCTAATTTTTTAAATAAAATGGGCGCAAAAATAAAAGGCGTCGGTAGCCATATGATTGTCATAGAAGGCGTAAAAAGATTAAAAGGGGCCAGGCATACTATTATACCCGATCGGGTTGAAACCGGAACCTATATGATAGCAGCAGCTATCACCGGCGGAGATGTTAATATAATTAATGCTAGGTTAAGGCATGTCAACGCAATAGTAGACAGGCTCGAACAGGCGAATGTAGAGATAAACAGATTAAGTAACGGCATAAGGGTGAGGGCGAGAGGGCCGCTCAGGCCTGTCGACGTTACTACTCTGCCTTACCCGGGTTTTCCTACCGATACGCAGGCCCAGATGATGGCCTTGATGAGCGTGACCGATGGAATAAGCGTTATAACCGAGAAGGTTTTTCCAGCGAGATTTTTACATGTTAGTGAATTGAACCGGATGGGTTCCAATGTATACCTTGAAGGTTCCAGCGCTATCATTAATGGGGTAAAAAAGTTAAGCGGGGCGTCAGTAATGGCTTCTGATCTCAGAGCCAGCGCTGCTTTGGTCCTGGCCGGTTTGGTAGCTGGAGGGCAAACAACAGTTTCCAGGGTCTATCATCTGGACAGGGGTTATGAGATGATAGAAGCAAAGTTACAGGCGTTAGGAGCGAAAGTAAAAAGGATTAAAAAATAA